A stretch of DNA from Rothia mucilaginosa:
CAGTGTTCCATCTCTGCTTCTTCCAGACCGGCGAGCGCGGCGGTGCCGGGCTGCAGGGACATGCCGAACTTCTGGTCCTCGTGCGCGGTCGCAATGGACTCGTGAGTCGAAGCATGCACGCCGGGAGTGATGCGAATCAGCACCGGAACCGGGGCGTAAGGCTCCTCGCCCTCAGCCACACGCTCGGCGGCAAGCTCGGCGTACACGTCCTCAATGAGCTTGAGCTCGTCCACCGAATCAGCCACCACGCGGCCCAGACCGTTACGGATCGCGCGGGCAATCTCAGCCTCCGACTTGTTGTTACCGTGCAGAGCGATATTCGCGCCCGGCATCTGCGCGCGCAGAGCCAACGCCAACTCACCACCGGAGGCGGTATCCAGGCACAGCCCCTCCTCGGTCGCCCAGCGCGCCACCGCGGTGGACAGGAACGACTTACCGGCGTAGTAGACGCTCACCTTCGCACCGTGCGCGGCGAAAGCCTGCTCAAAAGCAGTGCGGTAGGCGCGGGCGCGGGCACGGAAAGTCGTCTCGGAGAAAACGTACTGCGGGGTTTCGTGCTCAGCGACCAGGTCGCTGACGGTCACGCCATCAATACATAGCTCGCCCTGCTCATTGCGGGTGAAGGAGTCAGTCCAGATGGTGCGGGACAGGGCCTCGGGGTGCTCGGGGTAGGTGAGCCATTCGGGGGCGTAGAGGGCGCGGGCTTCGCTCATCGTGTCTCTTTCTTAGCTATCTTTGCCGGCATACGCTCAACCCCCGCCCCGGTCATACGGGGTCGGGGGTTGAAACGAGAGTATTACATGCGCTCGGGTGCGCTCACACCCAGCAGGTTCAGACCGTTAGCCAGCACCTGCTCTGCTGCGTTGTTCAGCAGCAGGCGGGTACGGTGCAGGTCGGTGACCTCTTCATCAGCCTTGGGGGCAACGCGGGAGACGCCGTACCAGCTGTGGTACGCCGAAGCGAGCTGCTCCAGGTAGCGGTTCACGCGGTGCGGCTCGTAGAACTTCGCGGCGTCGCGCACGGCGGCGGGGAACTGGCCGAGCACAGCCAGCAGCTCACCGTCAGCAGCCGAGTCGAGCAGGGAGGTGTCCACGCCGTCCTCAACCTTCACGCCAGCCTCCGCGGCGTTACGTGCCACAGCGGCGGTACGTGCGTGAGCGTACTGCACGTAGTAGACCGGGTTCTCGTTGCTCTTGGAGGTCAGCAGGCCCAGGTCAATGTCGATGGGGGTGTCCACCGAGTAGCGGGTCAGCTCGTAGCGTGCCGCGTCAACGCCAACGGCCTCGACCAGGTCCTCGAGGGTGACCACGGTGCCGGCGCGCTTGGACATACGGACGGGCTTGCCGTCCTTGACCAGGTTCACCAGCTGACCGATCATGACCTCAATCTGGTCGGCGCGGTAGCCAAGAATCTGGGCGATAGCCTTCAAGCGGCCCACGTAGCCGCTGTGGTCAGCACCGAGCATGTAAATCGCCACGTCGGCAGGGTTTACCGCACGGGTCATCTTGTCCTGGTAGTAGGCGATATCGCCCGCCACGTAGGCGTGGTTGCCGTCAGACTTGATGACCACGCGGTCCTTGTCGTCACCGTAGTCGGTGGTGCGCATCCACCATGCGCCGTCAGCCTCGAAGAGCTGGCCGTTCTCACGCATGGTCTCAAGCAGGGCGTCCACCTTGCCGCCTTCAAACACGGAGTTCTCGTGGAAGAACACGTCGAAGTGGGTGCCGAACGCCGCCAGGGACTCCTTGATCTGATCGAACATCAGGTGAGTACCGATTTCGCGGAAAATCTCTTCGGGGTTCTCAGCCTCAAGCGCGTCGGGGCGCTGAGCCAGAATCTGGTCCTTAATGTCAACAATGTACGCGCCAGCGTAGCCGTCCTCGGGGGTCTCCTCACCGCGTGCAGCGGCAATCAGGGAGCGCACGAAACGGTCAATCTGGGTGCCGTGGTCGTTGAAGTAGTATTCGCGCACCACGTTAGCGCCCTCAGCCTCAAGGACGCGGGCGAGCGCATCACCGACGGCAGCCCAGCGGGTGCCACCCAGGTGGATGGGGCCGGTGGGGTTCGCGGACACGAACTCAAGGTTGATGGTCTTACCGGCGAACTTGTCGCTACGGCCGTATGCTTCGCCAGCCTCAACGATGGTGGCGGCAAGCTCACCGGCAGCTGCGGCGTCCAGGGTGATGTTCAGGAAGCCGGGGCCAGCAATATCTACGGATGCGACACCGGGGATGGCGCCAATCTTCTCAGCCAGAAGAGCTGCTGCCTCGCGCGGGTTCTTGCCCACCTTCTTGGCGAGCTGCAGAGCGACGTTGGTTGCCCAGTCGCCGTGTTCGCGGGACTTGGGGCGCTCCACTCGGACGGCGGGCAGTTCAGCGCCCTCCACGAGGGTCAGCTGGCCGGAGGAAATGGTTTCTTCAAGGGCAAGCGCAATGGCTTCGGAGAGTTCTTCAGGAGTCATAACAAACTATTCTAGCAAGCCTTGGCAGGTGCCTGACCCGTTATCTAGTGCTTATCTGATACCATAAGTGGGTTGCCTCTGTAGCTCAGCGGATTAGAGCACCAGTTTCCGGTACTGGGGGTCGAAGGTTCGAATCCTTTCAGGGGCACGATGTTCTTATTCGAGAGGGAACACGGGAGCCGATACTCACACAGCGGGTGTCGGCTCCTTTTTATTTAACGTCCACCTCTGGGCAAGCGTTCATACGGCACTCTCCAACACCAGAGCGTGGACACTACCCGCCTCCCTATTGTGGCAACGCTCGCACCCTTGAGAGAATGGGGAAACGCGCACACCGTTCACATCAGCACGGCCCAAGTCACAACAGCGGAGGTAACCCGATGACCACCATGCGCCAAATCCAGCTCACCGAATGGGGCGACGAAAGCGTTCTGCACGAAGCAAACGTACCCATCCCCTCGCCGGTGCGCGGTCACGTGCTCATAAAGACGGTTGCCGCCGGTGTCAATCCGATTGATGTGACCACTCGCAAGGGTCTGGGTCCCGCCGCTCAGCTGGCAGATCCGTCGTACAAGCCCTTCGTGCCCGGCTGGGATGTTGCCGGCACCGTGGTTGCTACCGCCGGCGACTACACAGGTTTTAAAGTGGGCGACGGCGTATTTGGTCTTGTTTCTTTCCCCTCCCCCGCCGGCGCGTACGCCGAGTATGTTCTCGCCCCGGCGCATCAGCTGGTGAAGGTGCCCGCCGATGTTCCCTGCGCACAATTGGGCGGCGCTCCCCTAGCGGCGCTGACCGCATACCAGGCACTCTTCGAAGTAGCGCGATTGAAGGAAGGCGAGCGCGTGCTCATTCACGCCGGTGCCGGAGGGGTCGGTCACCTCGCCGTTCAGCTGGCGGCTCAGGCGGGCGCTCAGGTTTTTGCGACCGCTTCCGCGGCGAACCACGAGTTTGTGCGCTCGCTCGGTGCCCAGCCCATTGATTACCGCACCGAGGATTTCCGTGCCGTACTGGGGCAGACCATGGACGTGGTGCTCAATTCCACCGGTCAGCAGACCTTCCTCGATTCGCTGGAGGTGCTGGTTCCCGGCGGCCGTATTGTGACCCTGACCAGCCCCGATCCGCTGGATGTGGCGCGTGAGCGCGGCTTTGAGGCGCAGTGGCTGACGGTTCACCCGGACCGTGTGCAGATGCAGGAGATTGCCCGCCTCATGTCCCTGGGCCTGTTGAAGGTGCACGTGGATCAGGTGCTTGATTTTTCGCAGGCTGCGCAGGCTCACGCCCTGGTGGCGGCGGGACGCACCCGCGGCAAGATCGTACTGGTTCCCTAACGCGGCGCTGATTTATGCAGACTTCTGAGAGCGCGCCGAAGATTGAGGGCGCAATGAACGCTGAGGGTGCGATGAACGCTGAGAATACCGAGTACCGCTGCGGTTTTTACCGCGAGGCGGGCTTTTACGATGCCCACTCGCTACCCGACTACGGCGCGCAATCGCCGGTAGCTCGCGAGGCGTTCGCCTACGACTTCTTCCCCGCGGCTGTTGAAAGTTCTTCCCCCGCGCCGCTGCTTGTGTGGGTTCACGGTGGCGCCTGGCGCTTCGGCACCAACCAGGCCCTACGCGACACCGTCCTGCGCACCCCTAACGGGGAGCAGCCCAACACCCAGGCGCTCATGCGCGCCGCCTTTCAGCAGGCAGGCTGGGCGGTCGCATCCATCAACTACCGGTATTCGCATCAGGCGCTCTTCCCCGGCGCCCTGCACGATGTGAAGGAGGCGGTGCGTTTCTTCCGCGCCAACGCGCACGAGTTCGGTATTGACCCGCAGCGCATTGCGGTAGCGGGCGGAAGCGCCGGCGGGCACCTGAGCATGCTGGTTGCGCATACGGGAGATTCCGCCGCAGAGAGTTCCGCGAGCGCGCCCGAGCACGAGGAATACTTTGAAGGCAGGGCGGCGAGCGCCTACCCGCACCATAGTTCGCAGGTGGCGGCGGCGGCTTCGTTTTACGGGGTCAGCGATTTGAGGACCATCTTCACCGACCGTCCCCTGGCTGGCTACGCCCTCGATCACCCCGAGGATGACGGCGCCGAATGGCGACTGCTGGGAAGCACCTACCCGGTGCCCGCCGATGCGTCTACTATCGACGCGTCCAAGGGTGAGCGGGCGGTTCCGGGTGTCTGCATCGAGCGTGCCCAAAAGAACTGGGAGCGTGCGCATCCTATCGATGCGGTACGCCCCCAGAAACGAGTGAATAAGTTCGAAAGTGCCTTAGCACAGGGTGCAAGCGGCGGTGCCAC
This window harbors:
- the argS gene encoding arginine--tRNA ligase is translated as MTPEELSEAIALALEETISSGQLTLVEGAELPAVRVERPKSREHGDWATNVALQLAKKVGKNPREAAALLAEKIGAIPGVASVDIAGPGFLNITLDAAAAGELAATIVEAGEAYGRSDKFAGKTINLEFVSANPTGPIHLGGTRWAAVGDALARVLEAEGANVVREYYFNDHGTQIDRFVRSLIAAARGEETPEDGYAGAYIVDIKDQILAQRPDALEAENPEEIFREIGTHLMFDQIKESLAAFGTHFDVFFHENSVFEGGKVDALLETMRENGQLFEADGAWWMRTTDYGDDKDRVVIKSDGNHAYVAGDIAYYQDKMTRAVNPADVAIYMLGADHSGYVGRLKAIAQILGYRADQIEVMIGQLVNLVKDGKPVRMSKRAGTVVTLEDLVEAVGVDAARYELTRYSVDTPIDIDLGLLTSKSNENPVYYVQYAHARTAAVARNAAEAGVKVEDGVDTSLLDSAADGELLAVLGQFPAAVRDAAKFYEPHRVNRYLEQLASAYHSWYGVSRVAPKADEEVTDLHRTRLLLNNAAEQVLANGLNLLGVSAPERM
- a CDS encoding alpha/beta hydrolase; amino-acid sequence: MQTSESAPKIEGAMNAEGAMNAENTEYRCGFYREAGFYDAHSLPDYGAQSPVAREAFAYDFFPAAVESSSPAPLLVWVHGGAWRFGTNQALRDTVLRTPNGEQPNTQALMRAAFQQAGWAVASINYRYSHQALFPGALHDVKEAVRFFRANAHEFGIDPQRIAVAGGSAGGHLSMLVAHTGDSAAESSASAPEHEEYFEGRAASAYPHHSSQVAAAASFYGVSDLRTIFTDRPLAGYALDHPEDDGAEWRLLGSTYPVPADASTIDASKGERAVPGVCIERAQKNWERAHPIDAVRPQKRVNKFESALAQGASGGATPLMLVHGISDSCVPYQQSVRVYQVLRTRQVPTDLVLVPDAEHGDSRCFSPEIVQQMLQFLNRTV
- a CDS encoding NADP-dependent oxidoreductase → MTTMRQIQLTEWGDESVLHEANVPIPSPVRGHVLIKTVAAGVNPIDVTTRKGLGPAAQLADPSYKPFVPGWDVAGTVVATAGDYTGFKVGDGVFGLVSFPSPAGAYAEYVLAPAHQLVKVPADVPCAQLGGAPLAALTAYQALFEVARLKEGERVLIHAGAGGVGHLAVQLAAQAGAQVFATASAANHEFVRSLGAQPIDYRTEDFRAVLGQTMDVVLNSTGQQTFLDSLEVLVPGGRIVTLTSPDPLDVARERGFEAQWLTVHPDRVQMQEIARLMSLGLLKVHVDQVLDFSQAAQAHALVAAGRTRGKIVLVP